A region of Nocardioides alkalitolerans DNA encodes the following proteins:
- the trpS gene encoding tryptophan--tRNA ligase codes for MSEQASSAPTGAPRQRVLSGIQPTADSFHFGNYLGALRQWVSLQDEHEPFYMVVDQHAITLEHDPKLLRERTYRSAAQLLAMGVDPERSAIFVQSHVPAHAQLAWVLNCITAFGEARRMTQFKDKSAKGGEGAASVGLFTYPILQAADILLYRPAYVPVGEDQRQHLELTRDLAHRFNTRYKKTFRLPEPYILKETAKIYDLQNPTAKMSKSASSPAGIIDLLDDPRASAKKIRSAVTDSEAVVAFDPVGKPGVSNLLSIYAALTGRPAEDIAADYAGRGYGDLKGDLAEVVVEFVTPLRDRALALLEDRAALDEVLASGADRARAVADRTLADVYDRVGFVRPLR; via the coding sequence ATGTCCGAGCAGGCTTCCTCCGCACCGACGGGTGCGCCGCGGCAGCGGGTCCTCTCCGGGATCCAACCCACGGCCGACTCGTTCCACTTCGGCAACTACCTCGGTGCGCTGCGGCAGTGGGTGAGCCTCCAGGACGAGCACGAGCCGTTCTACATGGTCGTCGACCAGCACGCGATCACCCTGGAGCACGACCCCAAGCTGCTCCGGGAGCGCACCTACCGCTCGGCGGCCCAGCTCCTGGCGATGGGCGTCGACCCCGAGCGCTCGGCGATCTTCGTGCAGTCCCACGTGCCCGCCCACGCGCAGCTGGCCTGGGTGCTGAACTGCATCACCGCGTTCGGCGAGGCGCGCCGCATGACGCAGTTCAAGGACAAGTCGGCCAAGGGCGGCGAGGGCGCGGCGAGCGTCGGCCTCTTCACCTACCCGATCCTCCAGGCGGCGGACATCCTGCTCTACCGCCCCGCCTACGTGCCGGTGGGCGAGGACCAGCGCCAGCACCTCGAGCTGACCCGCGACCTGGCGCACCGCTTCAACACGCGCTACAAGAAGACCTTCCGCCTCCCGGAGCCCTACATCCTCAAGGAGACGGCGAAGATCTACGACCTGCAGAACCCGACGGCGAAGATGTCGAAGTCGGCGTCCTCGCCCGCCGGGATCATCGACCTCCTCGACGACCCCCGGGCCAGCGCGAAGAAGATCCGCTCCGCGGTCACGGACTCCGAGGCCGTCGTGGCGTTCGACCCCGTGGGCAAGCCGGGCGTGTCCAACCTGCTGTCCATCTACGCCGCGCTGACCGGTCGTCCGGCCGAGGACATCGCGGCGGACTACGCGGGGCGCGGCTACGGCGACCTCAAGGGCGACCTCGCCGAGGTCGTGGTGGAGTTCGTGACGCCGCTGCGGGACCGCGCCCTGGCGCTGCTCGAGGACCGCGCGGCCCTCGACGAGGTGCTCGCCTCCGGTGCCGACCGCGCGCGGGCCGTCGCCGACCGCACCCTCGCGGACGTCTACGACCGGGTCGGCTTCGTTCGACCGCTCCGCTAG
- a CDS encoding MFS transporter, translating into MTTSTSVPPTDGAVPPPVDPTGPHVSGARVALAIVALALGSFAIGTTEFVTMGLLPDIARGIDESIPTTGHIITAYAVGVVVGAPLIVSLGARLPRRELAVALMLAVALGSAATALASGYLPVMLARFVAGLPHGAYFGVASLIAASLVRPEAQGRAISGVMVGLSVGTVAGVPASTWLGQEVGWRSAYWMVVGVGVLAALLVLLAVPHTPGDRTATVRRELAALRRPPVLFAFGTGMIGFGGIFAMYSYVAPLLTDETGLAKSVVPWFLFVFGVGSVLGSWLAGMLADWNIERSVVGGFLVSMAALALVVPLAGSPVAVGAIVFTVGMLGSVLAITLQVRLMQSAGDAQMLGAALNHSALNIANGLGAFLGAIVIDAGYGYRAPSVVGAGLATAGLVLFLVSLVAQRRAAAAGPATL; encoded by the coding sequence ATGACGACCTCGACCTCCGTACCCCCGACCGACGGCGCCGTGCCGCCCCCCGTCGACCCGACCGGCCCGCACGTGTCGGGTGCGCGGGTGGCGCTGGCGATCGTCGCGCTCGCGCTCGGCAGCTTCGCGATCGGCACCACCGAGTTCGTGACGATGGGTCTGCTGCCCGACATCGCGCGCGGCATCGACGAGTCGATCCCGACGACGGGGCACATCATCACGGCGTACGCCGTCGGCGTCGTCGTCGGCGCCCCGCTCATCGTGTCGCTGGGAGCGCGCCTGCCGCGGCGCGAGCTGGCGGTGGCGCTCATGCTCGCGGTCGCCCTCGGCAGCGCGGCCACGGCGCTCGCGAGCGGCTACCTGCCCGTGATGCTCGCCCGCTTCGTCGCCGGTCTGCCCCACGGCGCGTACTTCGGCGTCGCGTCGCTCATCGCCGCCTCGCTCGTGCGCCCGGAGGCCCAGGGCCGCGCGATCAGCGGCGTGATGGTGGGCCTGTCGGTGGGCACCGTCGCCGGCGTCCCCGCCTCCACGTGGCTGGGGCAGGAGGTGGGCTGGCGCTCGGCGTACTGGATGGTCGTCGGCGTGGGCGTGCTCGCCGCCCTCCTGGTCCTGCTCGCCGTGCCCCACACCCCGGGCGACCGCACGGCGACGGTACGGCGCGAGCTCGCCGCCCTGCGTCGCCCTCCGGTGCTGTTCGCGTTCGGCACCGGCATGATCGGGTTCGGCGGCATCTTCGCGATGTACAGCTACGTGGCCCCGCTGCTCACCGACGAGACGGGCCTGGCGAAGAGCGTCGTGCCGTGGTTCCTCTTCGTGTTCGGGGTGGGCTCGGTGCTGGGCTCGTGGCTGGCGGGGATGCTGGCCGACTGGAACATCGAGCGCTCCGTGGTGGGCGGCTTCCTGGTGTCGATGGCGGCCCTCGCCCTCGTGGTGCCGCTGGCGGGGAGCCCGGTGGCGGTCGGCGCCATCGTCTTCACGGTCGGGATGCTCGGCTCGGTCCTGGCCATCACGCTGCAGGTGCGGCTCATGCAGTCGGCCGGCGACGCGCAGATGCTGGGTGCCGCGCTCAACCACTCGGCGCTCAACATCGCGAACGGCCTCGGGGCGTTCCTCGGGGCGATCGTCATCGACGCGGGCTACGGCTACCGGGCACCGAGCGTCGTCGGCGCCGGCCTGGCCACCGCGGGCCTCGTGCTGTTCCTCGTCTCGCTGGTCGCCCAGCGCCGCGCCGCGGCCGCCGGCCCCGCCACGCTCTGA